One Candidatus Synechococcus calcipolaris G9 genomic window carries:
- a CDS encoding DUF2808 domain-containing protein, translated as MRRTSWGWSVLLGVGLALSGGTDVRANPMAVRFPDGRVAFNVPPTFYEANTPYPTVWYPQPIYRFLLRVSENAGEPLHRVMIQQLPSQEALFFEVGRTRAFSGVRGRQPLSISNVEFNLDQQAVMITFDPPISPGTTLTIVLAPRRNPAYEGVYLFGITAYPPGGDRAIGQFIGTGRLQFYRNSDYF; from the coding sequence GTGAGACGCACCAGTTGGGGGTGGTCGGTTCTGCTAGGGGTTGGTTTGGCCCTGTCTGGGGGCACGGATGTGCGTGCCAATCCAATGGCTGTCCGCTTCCCCGATGGTCGGGTTGCCTTTAACGTTCCCCCTACGTTTTATGAGGCAAATACCCCCTATCCCACAGTTTGGTATCCCCAGCCGATCTATCGATTCCTTCTGCGGGTTTCTGAAAACGCTGGGGAGCCGCTCCATCGGGTGATGATCCAACAGTTGCCATCCCAAGAAGCTCTCTTTTTTGAAGTGGGCCGCACCCGGGCCTTTTCTGGCGTTCGCGGCCGCCAGCCCCTAAGCATCAGTAATGTAGAGTTTAATCTAGATCAACAGGCAGTGATGATCACCTTTGACCCGCCTATTTCTCCAGGGACAACCCTGACCATTGTCTTGGCTCCCCGCAGAAATCCAGCCTATGAGGGGGTTTATTTATTTGGGATAACGGCCTATCCCCCCGGTGGCGATCGCGCCATAGGTCAATTCATTGGCACGGGCCGTTTGCAATTTTATCGAAACAGTGATTATTTCTGA
- the aroA gene encoding 3-phosphoshikimate 1-carboxyvinyltransferase, whose protein sequence is MGQPVFTLQPPDTWCIHPQFQPLRGVIAIPGDKSISHRALMLGALATGTTHIRGLLIGEDTCSTAACFQALGARISELNSDSVQVDGIGLGALQEPEDVLNAGNSGTTLRLILGVLAAQSQGFFAITGDRSLRSRPMGRVVTPLQQMGALIWGRKGASRAPLAIQGQSLRPIHYHSPIASAQVKSSILLAGLQSEGATTITEPFLSRDHSERMLAAFGAAIATNPETCSVTVTGPSQLQGQDVSVPGDISSAAFWLVAASILPDSELLLTNVGVNPTRTGILEVLLAMGADIHQENVRVVTGEPVADLRVRSASLTSTDIQGEIIPRLIDEIPILAVAATAAQGITRIRDAAELRVKESDRLAAVAQQLTKMGASITEYADGLDITGGSQLQGTELDSYGDHRMAMGLAIAALSAQGTSYIGQGNAAAVSYPTFIHTLQTLVGE, encoded by the coding sequence ATGGGACAACCAGTTTTTACACTTCAGCCGCCAGACACATGGTGTATTCATCCCCAGTTCCAGCCCCTACGGGGTGTCATTGCCATACCAGGGGATAAGTCTATTTCCCATCGGGCCCTGATGCTGGGGGCCTTGGCAACGGGAACAACCCATATTCGTGGACTTCTCATTGGTGAGGATACCTGTAGTACCGCCGCCTGTTTTCAGGCCCTAGGGGCAAGGATTTCCGAATTAAATTCCGATAGTGTTCAGGTGGACGGTATTGGTTTAGGGGCACTCCAGGAACCGGAGGATGTCTTAAACGCCGGTAATTCGGGGACGACGCTGCGTTTGATTTTGGGGGTGTTGGCAGCCCAATCCCAGGGTTTTTTTGCGATTACGGGGGATAGATCCCTGCGATCGCGGCCCATGGGGCGGGTGGTCACTCCCCTACAGCAAATGGGGGCATTGATCTGGGGACGAAAAGGTGCAAGTCGAGCACCCCTAGCTATCCAGGGTCAGTCCCTTCGGCCCATTCATTACCATAGTCCGATCGCCTCGGCCCAGGTCAAATCCTCCATTTTATTGGCGGGCCTACAAAGCGAAGGGGCCACCACCATTACGGAACCCTTTTTATCTAGGGATCATAGTGAACGTATGTTAGCGGCCTTTGGGGCGGCGATCGCCACGAACCCTGAGACCTGTAGTGTGACGGTGACGGGCCCCAGTCAATTGCAGGGCCAAGATGTTTCCGTTCCCGGTGATATTAGTTCGGCGGCCTTTTGGTTGGTGGCCGCCTCCATCCTCCCAGACTCCGAGTTATTGCTGACCAATGTGGGGGTCAATCCCACCCGAACAGGTATTTTGGAGGTGCTATTAGCCATGGGGGCCGATATTCACCAGGAAAATGTCCGGGTTGTTACCGGGGAACCGGTGGCGGATTTGCGTGTACGCAGCGCCTCCTTAACGTCAACAGATATTCAGGGGGAGATTATTCCCCGCCTTATTGATGAAATTCCCATTTTGGCCGTCGCCGCCACTGCAGCCCAAGGAATCACTCGAATTCGGGATGCGGCGGAATTGCGGGTCAAGGAAAGCGATCGCCTTGCGGCCGTTGCCCAGCAGTTAACTAAAATGGGGGCAAGCATTACCGAGTATGCCGATGGTTTGGACATTACTGGCGGATCCCAGTTACAGGGGACGGAGCTAGACAGTTATGGCGATCATCGTATGGCCATGGGGTTGGCGATCGCCGCCCTCAGTGCCCAGGGAACCAGTTACATTGGCCAGGGGAATGCGGCGGCAGTATCCTATCCTACCTTTATCCATACCCTGCAAACATTGGTTGGGGAATAA
- the pgeF gene encoding peptidoglycan editing factor PgeF codes for MVAAPLGWQWQTTLKGTYLTCDRLAGMAHGFFTREWVEAALADLTGILQPGAIPLRTKQVHGNRVVLAGDILAQGETATYLDADALISTGPNQALWVCSADCVPVLIGDRQTGRVAAIHAGWRGTSMEVVPKTIQTLCQLGSALPDLAIALGPAISGTVYQVGLSVAIAIGETLVSLDSHQSPEEQVAHLQAQTRGLLLPDPEPGRVRLDVRQANVLQLLKMGLEPDQISVSPLCTYREPEQFFSYRRERLKQVQWSGITSF; via the coding sequence ATGGTAGCTGCTCCCTTGGGCTGGCAATGGCAGACAACCTTAAAGGGTACCTATCTCACCTGCGATCGCTTGGCAGGAATGGCCCATGGTTTCTTTACCCGTGAATGGGTGGAGGCCGCCTTGGCAGATTTGACTGGCATCCTTCAGCCTGGAGCAATTCCCCTACGAACGAAGCAAGTCCATGGCAATCGAGTGGTTCTCGCTGGAGATATTCTGGCCCAAGGGGAGACGGCGACCTATTTAGACGCAGATGCCCTCATCTCCACGGGCCCCAATCAAGCTCTTTGGGTGTGCAGTGCCGACTGTGTGCCCGTCCTCATTGGCGATCGCCAGACGGGCCGGGTGGCGGCCATTCATGCCGGTTGGCGCGGAACCTCCATGGAAGTTGTCCCCAAAACGATTCAAACCCTATGTCAATTGGGTAGTGCCCTGCCGGATTTAGCCATTGCCCTGGGCCCAGCCATTTCTGGAACCGTTTATCAGGTGGGCCTATCCGTGGCGATCGCCATTGGTGAAACTCTTGTATCCCTCGATTCCCACCAATCCCCAGAGGAGCAAGTGGCCCATCTCCAGGCCCAAACCAGGGGTCTACTATTGCCAGACCCGGAGCCTGGACGAGTGCGTTTAGATGTGCGCCAAGCCAACGTACTCCAACTGTTGAAGATGGGCCTCGAACCAGATCAGATCAGTGTCTCCCCCCTCTGTACCTATCGTGAACCGGAACAATTCTTTTCCTATCGCCGGGAGCGCCTTAAACAAGTGCAGTGGTCAGGAATTACCAGCTTCTAG
- a CDS encoding MFS transporter, with the protein MAQGPKQQFSAISFIFLTIFIDRFGESLIFPLLPFLVEPFGFDAFSLGLLVSSFAAAQFFAAPILGSLSDHYGRRPILLICVFGTGVANLIFAGATRGAFLFGARALDGATGGVASTAQAYISDIAAPQDRAKLFGITGAAFGLGFIFGPALGGVLATISLTLPVFVAAGVAFLNCIFGYFTLPESLPKDQRRTLKLQDFNPFQSLTYLWGGRGIRSLLGAFFSFSLAFSAFTSVYVLFLNARFDWGPGEAAIVFVIIGVFSTLVQGGLIRILLRYVKEMQLCLYGFLCLGLGLTFVLITPTVHPWPYIGLYSSAIAIAFGFGLVLPALRALICNQVSDQEQGQVLGSSQALQSIAAVLGPTWAGWTFDNVNPSAPFSQSILLFGLAAFLILFNRRYYLAASKTP; encoded by the coding sequence ATGGCCCAGGGCCCCAAACAACAATTTTCCGCCATATCATTTATCTTTCTGACGATCTTCATCGACAGGTTTGGGGAAAGCTTAATTTTTCCCCTCCTACCTTTTCTCGTTGAACCCTTTGGCTTTGATGCCTTCTCCTTAGGATTGCTGGTCTCTAGTTTTGCGGCGGCCCAATTTTTTGCCGCTCCCATTCTCGGCTCCCTTTCCGATCACTATGGTCGTCGCCCCATTTTACTGATCTGTGTCTTTGGTACCGGGGTCGCCAATTTGATTTTTGCCGGAGCAACTCGGGGGGCATTCCTCTTTGGTGCGAGGGCCTTAGATGGGGCCACGGGTGGGGTTGCCTCCACGGCCCAGGCCTACATTTCCGATATTGCCGCCCCCCAGGATCGGGCCAAGCTCTTTGGGATTACGGGGGCCGCCTTTGGCCTCGGCTTTATTTTTGGCCCCGCCCTAGGGGGAGTCTTAGCAACGATTTCCCTGACTTTGCCGGTTTTTGTAGCCGCAGGGGTAGCCTTTTTGAACTGTATCTTTGGCTATTTCACCCTGCCGGAGTCCTTGCCTAAGGATCAGCGCCGTACCCTAAAACTCCAGGATTTTAACCCCTTTCAATCCCTGACCTATCTCTGGGGTGGTCGGGGCATTCGCAGCTTGTTGGGGGCATTTTTTTCCTTTAGTCTGGCATTTTCAGCCTTTACCAGTGTGTATGTTCTTTTTCTCAATGCTCGGTTTGACTGGGGGCCGGGAGAAGCCGCCATCGTTTTTGTGATTATTGGCGTATTTAGTACCCTAGTTCAAGGCGGGTTAATTCGCATCCTGCTGCGGTATGTCAAGGAAATGCAGTTATGTCTATATGGTTTTCTTTGCCTGGGTTTAGGGTTAACCTTTGTGCTGATCACACCGACGGTGCATCCCTGGCCCTACATCGGCCTCTATAGCAGTGCGATCGCCATTGCCTTTGGGTTTGGCCTCGTTTTACCAGCCCTACGGGCATTAATCTGTAATCAAGTCTCCGATCAGGAGCAGGGGCAAGTGTTGGGTAGCTCCCAGGCCTTGCAAAGTATCGCAGCGGTACTCGGCCCCACCTGGGCGGGCTGGACCTTTGATAATGTGAATCCAAGTGCCCCCTTTAGTCAAAGTATCCTCTTATTCGGCCTCGCCGCCTTCCTGATTCTCTTCAATCGTCGCTATTATTTAGCAGCATCCAAAACACCCTAA
- a CDS encoding aromatic ring-hydroxylating oxygenase subunit alpha — MALKNFWYAVEVSQALKQRPLGITLMGEKIALYRNLGGEVIALGDRCVHRGAALSLGWVEGDCIRCPYHGWTYNPEGACVDIPANGPGIAIPKRGQVKTYPVQEKYGFIWLFWGDIDPADAPPIPEFPQFADPSLRCVYGEYTWNAHFTRVMENTIDCSHTMFMHRKSLGDQADAVIADYTVTHQDWEAEATLPINIKRLAGLWQWISRKEAKTERVYRVCLPNITFIGLKFDNFYLDTFIASVPVSPTVTVSKWALMRNFLKFPFIDGQTRKTGVRLLSEDERAVKTQEPLISPFLNSSEDLLQASDATVISYRRLLKKCYEKGWWQEMPDSSPLVTLDTNNG; from the coding sequence ATGGCCCTTAAAAATTTTTGGTATGCCGTTGAGGTGAGTCAAGCCCTCAAGCAACGTCCCCTGGGCATCACCCTAATGGGGGAAAAGATTGCTCTTTACCGCAACCTTGGCGGAGAGGTTATTGCCCTAGGCGATCGCTGTGTTCATCGTGGTGCTGCCCTTTCCCTGGGCTGGGTCGAAGGAGACTGTATTCGTTGCCCCTACCATGGCTGGACCTATAATCCTGAGGGAGCCTGTGTGGATATTCCCGCCAATGGCCCAGGGATTGCCATTCCCAAACGTGGCCAAGTCAAGACCTATCCCGTCCAGGAAAAATATGGTTTTATTTGGCTCTTTTGGGGAGATATTGATCCGGCGGATGCCCCCCCCATTCCCGAATTTCCCCAGTTTGCTGATCCTAGCCTGCGTTGCGTCTATGGCGAATATACCTGGAATGCCCATTTTACACGGGTGATGGAAAATACCATTGACTGCTCCCATACCATGTTCATGCATCGTAAATCCTTGGGGGATCAGGCGGATGCGGTGATTGCTGACTATACCGTTACCCACCAAGATTGGGAAGCGGAAGCCACGTTGCCCATTAATATCAAACGACTGGCGGGGTTATGGCAATGGATTTCCCGGAAGGAGGCAAAAACGGAGCGGGTGTATCGGGTTTGCCTGCCGAATATTACCTTTATTGGTTTGAAGTTTGATAATTTCTACCTAGATACGTTTATTGCCAGTGTGCCCGTTAGCCCAACGGTCACGGTTTCAAAATGGGCCTTGATGCGGAATTTCCTGAAATTTCCCTTTATTGATGGGCAAACTCGGAAAACCGGGGTACGTCTATTGAGTGAGGATGAACGGGCCGTCAAAACCCAGGAGCCGTTAATTTCTCCCTTTCTCAATAGCAGTGAGGATCTTCTCCAGGCCTCTGATGCAACGGTGATCAGTTATCGGCGGCTCCTCAAGAAATGCTATGAAAAGGGCTGGTGGCAGGAAATGCCCGACTCGTCCCCCTTGGTGACTCTAGATACCAACAACGGTTAG
- a CDS encoding Rieske 2Fe-2S domain-containing protein has protein sequence MLKNFWYAVEFSRSVKDKPIPVTLMGQQYVLYRDPRGQVIALNNQCAHRGAALHRGWLEEGCLRCPYHGWKFNAEGQCVDIPADLPDVPISKRARVDTYPVQEKDGMVWLFVGDGSINEAAPIPDLLPELEDPQWRAVYGEYTWNAHYTRVIESNLDVSHAAFVHPPFFGNRDRATVDEYDVTTNGYSATATVKAPAPKRRTFLKYLLKEENRYSLTTITVCLPTINRIEIDFGFRGYKYIYYTTSIPLDGKTTLAKYIGLRNFLKFPWADGNSHENAYKTYLEDQDVVQTCYPLAAPTDFHQELLVASDALIIAYRKLLRSYQEKGWELPQPLVTETL, from the coding sequence ATGCTAAAAAACTTTTGGTATGCGGTGGAATTTAGCCGTTCTGTAAAAGATAAACCCATCCCCGTGACCTTAATGGGGCAACAGTATGTTTTATATCGAGATCCACGGGGCCAGGTGATTGCCCTTAATAATCAATGCGCCCATCGTGGTGCGGCTCTTCATCGCGGTTGGTTGGAGGAGGGGTGTTTGCGCTGTCCCTACCATGGCTGGAAATTCAACGCCGAAGGGCAGTGCGTGGATATTCCCGCTGATTTACCCGATGTCCCCATTTCCAAGCGGGCGCGGGTGGATACCTATCCAGTCCAAGAAAAGGATGGCATGGTGTGGCTCTTTGTGGGCGATGGGTCGATCAATGAGGCTGCCCCGATTCCAGACCTATTGCCGGAACTGGAGGATCCCCAGTGGCGAGCCGTCTATGGGGAATATACCTGGAATGCCCACTATACCCGCGTCATTGAAAGCAATCTAGATGTTTCCCATGCGGCCTTTGTCCATCCGCCCTTTTTTGGCAACCGCGATCGCGCCACAGTGGATGAGTATGACGTGACCACCAATGGCTACTCTGCTACGGCCACGGTCAAGGCTCCCGCCCCCAAACGGCGCACCTTTTTGAAGTATTTACTCAAAGAGGAAAACCGCTACTCCTTAACAACCATTACAGTGTGCTTACCCACAATCAATCGCATTGAAATTGACTTTGGCTTCCGGGGCTATAAATACATTTACTACACCACTAGTATTCCCCTAGATGGGAAAACAACCCTGGCTAAATACATTGGGCTTCGCAATTTCCTCAAGTTTCCCTGGGCCGATGGTAACTCCCACGAAAATGCCTATAAAACCTATCTGGAAGATCAAGACGTGGTACAAACCTGTTATCCCTTGGCGGCTCCCACGGATTTTCACCAAGAGCTTTTGGTGGCTTCCGATGCGTTGATTATTGCCTACCGGAAACTTTTGCGTTCCTACCAAGAAAAAGGCTGGGAACTGCCCCAACCCTTAGTGACTGAAACCCTTTAG
- a CDS encoding Rieske 2Fe-2S domain-containing protein, translating to MLKNSWYAVEQATAVGQQPKSTQVLGQDIVLWRSPQGELVAMADHCLHRGAKLSQGWIEQGCLTCPYHGWRYTPEGICVHIPANDDHATIPKRAHLKTYPVQEKYGLIWLYWGDLPPDQGLPIPPLPEYATPGWRAVYGESLWPAHFSRVTEGNMDSSHAPFVHSSFFSLRNDAVVPSYDVDITPSSVSALTVSKPPKRVGLLKFILKRDRPLTTAQLTAYLPGVNRIDVDFKFRGYRFIYFGAHTPITATTTRTQWIGLRNFLPFSWADGHSRKNIIQTYEEDCQVIATMRPAIVPFHQSSEVLVASDALQVAYRKLLRQYADRGWWISEGKDLETSSDSAEGVMGQC from the coding sequence ATGCTGAAAAATTCTTGGTATGCAGTTGAACAGGCCACTGCCGTTGGTCAACAACCCAAATCTACGCAAGTCCTAGGGCAGGATATTGTCCTCTGGCGATCGCCCCAGGGTGAATTGGTGGCCATGGCGGATCACTGCTTGCATCGGGGGGCTAAGCTCTCCCAGGGCTGGATTGAACAGGGCTGTCTCACCTGCCCCTACCATGGTTGGCGTTATACCCCTGAGGGTATCTGCGTTCATATTCCAGCTAACGATGATCATGCAACGATTCCCAAACGCGCCCACCTAAAAACCTATCCGGTACAAGAAAAATATGGTCTGATTTGGCTCTATTGGGGGGATTTACCTCCAGACCAAGGATTGCCCATTCCCCCGTTACCCGAGTATGCAACTCCAGGTTGGCGAGCCGTCTATGGTGAGTCCCTTTGGCCTGCCCATTTTAGCCGCGTCACCGAAGGCAATATGGATAGTTCCCATGCCCCCTTTGTCCATTCATCTTTTTTTAGTTTGCGAAATGATGCCGTAGTGCCCAGCTATGACGTAGATATTACCCCTAGCAGTGTCAGTGCATTAACGGTCTCAAAACCCCCGAAGCGGGTCGGCTTACTTAAATTTATTCTCAAGCGCGATCGCCCCCTAACCACGGCCCAATTAACCGCTTACTTGCCCGGAGTGAACCGAATTGATGTGGATTTCAAATTCCGGGGCTATCGCTTCATTTACTTTGGGGCCCATACCCCGATCACTGCCACGACTACCCGCACCCAATGGATTGGCCTGCGGAATTTTCTTCCCTTTTCCTGGGCAGACGGCCATTCCCGCAAGAATATTATCCAAACCTATGAGGAAGATTGTCAGGTGATTGCTACCATGCGGCCAGCCATTGTGCCCTTTCACCAAAGCAGCGAAGTTTTGGTAGCCTCCGATGCCCTCCAGGTGGCCTACCGCAAACTCCTGCGCCAGTACGCCGATCGTGGTTGGTGGATTAGCGAGGGCAAAGATTTAGAAACCAGTTCCGATTCTGCTGAAGGAGTCATGGGTCAATGCTAA